Proteins from a single region of Chryseobacterium sp. W4I1:
- the rluF gene encoding 23S rRNA pseudouridine(2604) synthase RluF, translated as MEKTRINKYLSEVGYCSRRAADKLLEEGRIMINGKIPELGTKVSDEDVVEVDGKPIRETDEKPVYIAFNKPLGIVCTTDTKREKNNIIDYISHPKRIFPIGRLDKPSEGLILLTSDGDIVNKILRARNNHEKEYIVRVDRPLSPKFLEKMRNGVPILDTVTKKCEVERIDDMTFRIILTQGLNRQIRRMCEYLGYEVKKLKRIRIMNIKLDIPVGKWRDLTEEELSSLNHLLSDSTKTIN; from the coding sequence ATGGAAAAAACACGTATCAATAAATATTTATCAGAAGTAGGCTACTGTTCGAGGAGAGCCGCAGATAAACTTTTGGAAGAAGGAAGAATAATGATTAACGGAAAGATTCCTGAACTGGGAACAAAAGTTTCCGATGAAGATGTTGTGGAAGTAGACGGAAAACCAATCCGTGAGACGGACGAAAAGCCTGTTTATATCGCCTTTAATAAACCTTTGGGGATTGTCTGCACCACAGATACCAAACGCGAAAAAAACAATATCATTGACTATATCAGCCATCCAAAAAGAATTTTTCCAATCGGAAGGCTGGATAAGCCAAGTGAAGGACTGATCCTGCTGACCAGCGATGGTGATATTGTAAACAAGATCCTTCGGGCAAGAAACAACCATGAAAAGGAATATATTGTACGTGTTGACAGACCGTTATCACCCAAATTTCTTGAAAAAATGAGAAATGGAGTTCCTATCCTGGACACCGTTACAAAGAAATGTGAAGTAGAAAGAATCGATGATATGACTTTCCGTATCATTCTTACGCAGGGCCTAAACAGACAGATCCGCAGAATGTGTGAATATCTTGGCTACGAAGTAAAAAAACTGAAACGTATCCGTATCATGAACATCAAGCTTGATATTCCGGTTGGGAAATGGCGTGACCTTACGGAAGAGGAACTTAGCTCCCTTAACCATCTCCTTTCTGATTCTACCAAAACAATCAATTAA
- a CDS encoding undecaprenyl-diphosphate phosphatase, with amino-acid sequence MDLFKAIIIAIIEGLTEYLPISSTAHMGFTASLMGMQDDEFLKMFQVSIQFGAILSVVVAYWKKFFDLKNLQFYYKLAFAVVPALVLGYLFDDKIEAILGNQIAISSVLVLGGVVLLFADQWFKNPRIDDEKGITIKKAITIGFWQCLAMMPGTSRSAASIIGGMTQGLTRKAAAEFSFFLAVPTMLAVTVYSVFLKTWGKETAHPQKGYEMIMASQDHIIIFVVGNIVAFIVALIAIKAFIGVLNKYGFRPWGWYRIFVGIALLIYFYFFK; translated from the coding sequence ATGGATCTATTTAAGGCAATCATTATTGCGATTATCGAAGGACTTACAGAGTACCTTCCTATTTCGTCCACAGCACATATGGGTTTCACAGCAAGCCTGATGGGAATGCAGGATGATGAATTTCTGAAAATGTTTCAGGTATCCATCCAGTTTGGAGCTATACTTTCCGTTGTGGTAGCGTACTGGAAAAAATTCTTTGATCTGAAAAATCTCCAGTTTTATTATAAACTTGCTTTTGCAGTAGTTCCTGCATTGGTTTTAGGATATTTATTTGATGATAAGATAGAAGCCATTCTTGGGAATCAAATTGCTATTTCCTCAGTTCTTGTATTGGGTGGGGTAGTTTTGCTTTTTGCAGACCAATGGTTCAAGAATCCAAGAATAGATGATGAAAAGGGAATTACCATAAAAAAGGCCATTACAATAGGTTTTTGGCAGTGTCTGGCAATGATGCCGGGAACGAGCCGTAGTGCAGCTTCCATTATCGGGGGAATGACACAAGGGCTTACGAGAAAAGCGGCTGCAGAATTTTCATTCTTTCTGGCCGTTCCTACTATGCTGGCAGTGACAGTATATTCTGTTTTCCTGAAAACATGGGGTAAGGAAACTGCTCATCCTCAGAAAGGATATGAAATGATCATGGCATCTCAGGATCACATCATTATTTTTGTAGTGGGAAATATTGTGGCCTTTATTGTAGCGCTTATTGCGATCAAAGCATTCATCGGAGTGCTCAATAAATATGGTTTCAGACCTTGGGGTTGGTACCGTATCTTTGTTGGTATTGCTCTGTTGATCTATTTTTATTTCTTTAAATAA
- the rsmA gene encoding 16S rRNA (adenine(1518)-N(6)/adenine(1519)-N(6))-dimethyltransferase RsmA codes for MSVKAKKHLGQHFLTDENIARKIVEGLSYEDYKNVMEVGPGMGVLTKYLLEKDQNIYLAEIDTESIEYLKKNYSKVTEDTFVGDFLKQDFNFINGEQIAIIGNFPYNISSQILFKIIDYYGQVPEMVGMFQKEVAERTAAVPRTKDYGILSVLIQAYYDVFYLFTVHENVFNPPPKVKSGVIRLTRNPKEGLAGNEVLFKQIVKAGFNQRRKKLSNSLKVLEIPDALKTHEFLDKRAEELSVLDFISFANLWKENK; via the coding sequence TTGAGTGTAAAAGCAAAAAAACATCTTGGACAGCACTTTCTGACAGATGAAAACATCGCGAGAAAAATCGTGGAAGGTCTTAGCTATGAAGACTATAAAAATGTCATGGAAGTAGGTCCCGGAATGGGAGTCCTTACTAAATATCTGCTTGAAAAGGACCAAAACATCTACCTTGCAGAGATCGATACAGAATCTATTGAATACCTTAAAAAGAATTATTCAAAGGTCACAGAGGATACTTTTGTGGGAGATTTCCTGAAGCAGGATTTTAATTTTATCAATGGTGAACAAATCGCCATCATTGGTAACTTCCCATACAACATTTCTTCACAGATCCTTTTTAAGATCATTGATTACTATGGGCAGGTTCCTGAAATGGTGGGAATGTTTCAGAAAGAAGTTGCTGAAAGAACGGCAGCAGTACCAAGAACTAAAGATTACGGTATTCTTTCTGTGCTGATCCAGGCGTACTATGATGTCTTTTACCTGTTTACGGTTCATGAAAATGTGTTTAATCCACCTCCGAAGGTGAAATCCGGAGTGATCAGGCTAACCCGAAATCCGAAAGAAGGCCTTGCCGGAAACGAGGTTCTTTTTAAGCAGATCGTAAAGGCTGGATTTAACCAGAGAAGAAAAAAACTTTCAAATTCCCTGAAGGTTCTGGAAATTCCCGACGCGTTGAAAACACACGAATTTTTAGACAAAAGAGCGGAAGAGCTAAGCGTGCTGGATTTTATCAGTTTTGCGAATCTGTGGAAAGAAAATAAGTAA
- the ccoG gene encoding cytochrome c oxidase accessory protein CcoG has translation MSAESGSSKFVEIENDTFRNSVGTMDDSGKRKWVFPRKPKGKYTNYRNYASYIMLAIFFGLPFVKINGNPFLLINVIDRKFFILGQPFYLQDFFILALGAVTSVIFVMLFTVVFGRIFCGWFCPQTLFMEMVFRKIEYWIEGDRNKQMKLDRQEWDAEKIRKRLLKWSVFALISMIIAHFMFMYIVGYQEVFLIMSEGPQEHPLKFITMIFFTLAFYFVFAWLREQVCTLICPYGRLQGVLIDKQTINVYYDFKRGENRSKWRNNEDRKALGKGDCIDCHQCVVVCPTGIDIRNGQQLECVNCTACIDACDEVMEKVGLPKGLVRYATEAEIENQETFRFTSRMKATTVFLALLIGFLGFLMYDRGSMEAKFIKPAGSTFFIKDGKITNTFIYTLLNKSNEKKILTIKVMTPANAEITYFGPKKIILKGDEILKGNINITFPEEDIKFSKQNMVIGVFDEKGELLDSFDTTFEGPFKLML, from the coding sequence ATGAGTGCAGAATCAGGCAGCAGCAAATTTGTAGAGATCGAAAATGATACGTTCAGAAATTCCGTGGGAACTATGGACGATTCCGGAAAAAGAAAATGGGTCTTTCCACGAAAACCAAAAGGAAAATACACAAACTACAGAAATTATGCGAGTTATATAATGCTTGCTATATTTTTCGGGCTTCCATTCGTTAAAATTAACGGTAATCCTTTTCTTCTGATTAATGTGATCGACAGAAAGTTTTTTATCCTCGGACAGCCTTTTTATCTTCAAGATTTCTTTATTCTTGCGTTGGGAGCAGTCACTTCTGTAATTTTCGTGATGCTTTTTACGGTGGTTTTCGGAAGGATATTCTGTGGTTGGTTTTGCCCGCAGACCCTTTTTATGGAAATGGTTTTCCGGAAAATTGAATACTGGATTGAAGGAGACCGGAATAAGCAAATGAAGCTGGACAGACAGGAATGGGATGCCGAAAAAATAAGAAAAAGACTATTGAAATGGTCTGTTTTTGCCTTAATTTCAATGATTATTGCTCATTTCATGTTTATGTATATCGTTGGCTATCAGGAGGTATTCCTGATTATGAGTGAAGGACCTCAGGAACATCCCCTGAAATTCATTACCATGATATTTTTCACTTTAGCCTTTTACTTTGTTTTTGCATGGCTTCGTGAGCAGGTGTGTACGTTGATATGCCCATACGGAAGGCTGCAGGGAGTATTGATCGATAAACAAACCATCAATGTTTATTATGATTTTAAAAGAGGAGAAAACCGCTCTAAATGGCGGAATAATGAAGACCGGAAAGCGTTAGGGAAAGGAGATTGTATTGACTGTCATCAGTGTGTAGTGGTGTGTCCTACAGGTATTGACATCAGAAACGGTCAGCAGCTGGAATGTGTGAACTGCACGGCCTGTATTGATGCCTGTGATGAAGTGATGGAGAAAGTAGGACTTCCAAAAGGACTGGTTCGCTATGCTACAGAAGCAGAAATTGAAAACCAGGAAACATTCAGATTTACCTCAAGAATGAAAGCGACAACGGTATTTCTTGCCCTGCTGATTGGCTTTTTAGGATTCTTAATGTATGACCGCGGATCTATGGAAGCCAAATTCATCAAGCCCGCCGGCTCTACATTCTTTATTAAAGACGGAAAAATCACCAATACTTTTATTTATACGCTGTTAAATAAATCCAACGAGAAAAAGATCCTGACGATTAAAGTAATGACTCCCGCCAATGCTGAGATCACTTATTTCGGTCCAAAAAAGATCATATTAAAAGGTGACGAGATTCTGAAAGGAAATATTAATATCACGTTCCCTGAAGAAGATATTAAGTTTTCCAAGCAGAACATGGTGATTGGCGTCTTTGATGAAAAAGGGGAGCTACTGGATTCATTTGATACGACGTTTGAAGGACCTTTTAAGCTTATGTTGTAA
- a CDS encoding MerR family transcriptional regulator, translating to MKINLPDKLYYSIGEVAKAFDVNTSLIRYWEQEFPIIKPKKNKKGNRYFTPEDIKNLQMIYHLVKEKGYTLDGARIALTTNSKISETVTIIDRLEFIKAELQKLKSSLADRDSE from the coding sequence ATGAAGATAAATCTGCCCGATAAACTGTATTATTCAATAGGAGAAGTCGCCAAAGCATTTGACGTAAACACTTCACTAATACGTTATTGGGAACAGGAATTCCCAATCATTAAGCCTAAAAAGAATAAAAAAGGTAACCGCTATTTCACTCCTGAGGATATTAAAAACCTGCAGATGATCTACCATCTGGTAAAGGAAAAGGGATATACACTGGATGGAGCAAGGATTGCTTTAACCACCAACAGTAAAATTTCTGAAACAGTTACCATTATTGACCGTCTTGAATTTATCAAAGCTGAACTTCAGAAACTGAAATCTTCTCTTGCAGACAGGGATTCTGAATAA
- a CDS encoding helix-hairpin-helix domain-containing protein, whose protein sequence is MMRKNYYQKLAFMGILLIGLLAFQKYTSRGKERFPEVKFITEHSVPINLTDFDPNVLDSKQWQSLGFSEKQASTILNYKKMIGGQFMSKEQFKKCYAVSPEKFTALQSFIMLPEVRSKSGFDKFKSYEKKVITVSGKFNPDRLSAAEWMNMGFTEKQAEAILKYRNYLGGSFVSKEKFKECFIISSETYSRLEPYILLPVKTPDNFRKSGNQYAIKSTVQYHSFDPNTLDLDGWKGLGFSEKQANTIVNYRDRNLRGSFKSLEDIKKCFVISPEKFQELSPYIKLNTSTNQVQKQETDFSKIDLNMITFKQLLEFGLDEKSAGSMIGFRKKLRGFVNKQQILDTYNINKDLVQKLISIAPLDVSNVPKYTLTDAPEEWLKDHPYFKYSADKIIFYRTTYHDDTKILKLLKLKPEYEARMKLYLK, encoded by the coding sequence ATGATGAGAAAAAACTATTACCAGAAACTGGCCTTTATGGGCATCTTATTGATTGGCCTATTGGCCTTTCAGAAGTATACAAGCCGGGGAAAAGAACGTTTCCCGGAAGTCAAATTTATTACGGAACATTCGGTTCCCATAAACCTGACTGATTTCGATCCTAATGTATTAGACAGTAAGCAATGGCAAAGCTTAGGATTTTCTGAAAAGCAAGCATCTACTATTCTTAATTATAAAAAAATGATCGGGGGACAGTTTATGTCCAAAGAGCAATTCAAAAAGTGTTATGCTGTTTCTCCAGAGAAATTCACAGCGCTTCAATCTTTTATAATGCTTCCGGAAGTCAGATCCAAATCCGGATTTGATAAATTTAAAAGCTATGAAAAGAAAGTGATTACGGTTTCCGGAAAATTTAACCCGGATCGGCTTTCTGCTGCTGAATGGATGAACATGGGTTTCACTGAAAAACAAGCGGAAGCTATTTTGAAATACAGGAATTATTTAGGCGGAAGCTTTGTCAGTAAGGAAAAGTTTAAAGAATGTTTTATTATTTCTTCGGAAACTTACAGCAGGCTTGAGCCTTATATCCTGCTCCCGGTAAAAACACCTGATAATTTTAGAAAGTCCGGCAATCAGTACGCCATAAAATCTACTGTTCAATACCATTCATTTGATCCCAATACTTTAGATCTGGATGGATGGAAAGGTTTAGGCTTTTCTGAAAAACAGGCGAATACAATTGTCAATTACAGAGATAGGAATCTCAGAGGAAGCTTCAAATCACTCGAAGATATAAAGAAATGTTTTGTTATTTCTCCTGAAAAGTTCCAAGAATTAAGTCCTTACATCAAACTTAATACGAGTACGAATCAGGTTCAAAAACAGGAAACTGATTTTTCAAAAATTGATTTAAATATGATCACATTCAAGCAGTTACTGGAATTTGGATTAGATGAGAAAAGTGCCGGATCGATGATCGGATTTAGAAAAAAACTGAGGGGTTTTGTCAATAAACAACAAATTCTAGACACCTACAATATTAATAAAGATTTGGTTCAAAAATTAATTTCTATTGCTCCGCTGGATGTTTCAAATGTTCCTAAATATACTTTGACAGACGCTCCTGAAGAATGGCTGAAAGATCATCCCTACTTCAAATATTCTGCTGATAAGATTATATTCTACCGGACTACCTACCATGATGATACGAAAATCCTGAAGCTTTTAAAATTAAAGCCTGAATATGAGGCAAGAATGAAATTATATTTAAAATAA
- a CDS encoding DUF3098 domain-containing protein, with product MSKKTNKFSASEFGKDTELQQENTFYFGQQNFKWMLIGLAFIIVGFLLMMGPDANTVDGKFDPDSWNDGIFSVRRIRIAPLFVVIGFVIEVYAILKRK from the coding sequence ATGAGCAAAAAAACAAATAAATTTTCCGCTTCAGAGTTTGGAAAAGACACTGAATTACAACAGGAAAACACTTTTTATTTCGGACAGCAGAACTTTAAGTGGATGCTGATAGGGCTTGCGTTTATCATCGTAGGATTTCTTCTGATGATGGGACCGGATGCCAATACAGTAGATGGTAAATTTGATCCCGACTCCTGGAATGATGGTATTTTTTCCGTACGCAGGATCAGAATTGCCCCTCTGTTCGTAGTGATAGGCTTTGTCATAGAAGTTTATGCTATTTTAAAAAGAAAATAA
- a CDS encoding helix-turn-helix transcriptional regulator, with amino-acid sequence MNSISVLHIELFQSGRNTSDFYFNTMKEHLVVGHRHIEKPHRHDFYAAVLFTKGKGIHEIDFQKYEVSRGSLFFLSPGQIHSWELSHDIDGYIFFCSQEFYEMHYVSQKLRNFPFFGSVSFPRKLQLDAGEFIKNNSLFQELGKEHQIQNVMKEGLILSLMSQIFINTARLFSKNIDIRSSSASISYFKHYQDFENLIEQHFTTQKSISYYASLLGMTPKHLNRIAQTVVQKTATDVITERVVLEAKRMLMYLDESLVEIAFRLGYEEYSYFVRVFRKSSGMTPTQFMRKYKV; translated from the coding sequence ATGAATTCCATTTCTGTTCTTCATATTGAACTTTTCCAGTCTGGCAGGAACACCTCAGATTTTTATTTCAATACCATGAAAGAACATTTGGTTGTAGGACACCGTCATATAGAAAAACCGCACCGGCATGATTTTTATGCTGCTGTTCTTTTCACAAAAGGAAAAGGTATCCATGAGATCGATTTTCAGAAATATGAAGTTTCAAGGGGAAGTCTTTTCTTTCTGTCGCCCGGACAGATTCACAGTTGGGAGCTTTCACACGATATTGATGGGTATATTTTTTTCTGTTCACAGGAGTTTTATGAAATGCATTATGTAAGTCAGAAGCTCCGGAATTTTCCTTTTTTCGGTTCTGTTTCTTTTCCCAGAAAATTGCAGCTGGATGCAGGTGAGTTCATAAAAAATAACAGTTTGTTTCAGGAGCTTGGTAAAGAGCATCAGATCCAGAATGTGATGAAAGAAGGATTAATCCTTTCATTAATGTCACAGATTTTCATCAATACTGCCAGGTTATTTTCAAAAAATATCGATATCCGGTCTTCTTCCGCCAGTATTTCCTATTTTAAACATTACCAGGATTTTGAAAATCTGATCGAGCAGCATTTTACCACCCAAAAATCTATTTCGTATTACGCATCTTTGCTTGGAATGACTCCAAAACACCTCAACAGGATCGCTCAAACCGTTGTTCAGAAAACAGCAACCGATGTTATTACCGAAAGAGTAGTACTGGAAGCCAAAAGAATGCTGATGTACCTTGATGAAAGTCTTGTGGAAATTGCATTCAGGCTCGGGTATGAAGAATATTCCTATTTTGTAAGAGTATTCCGGAAAAGTTCCGGAATGACTCCCACTCAGTTTATGAGAAAATATAAGGTTTAA
- a CDS encoding ABC transporter permease has translation MAKSVDEFNKKRLRSSNITVVISIALVLFLLGLMGLILINAQKYSDYIKEQLVVNAYFDENYDAKDSVKIAKLEEETFKKVQTLAPVKKATYISRDMAAKEAKKTMGIDSDALFEENIFPSSIEVALKPEYVDPAKIDGAIKIIKSVPGIVDVKNDSTLMVDVYNNLSRILKWILGFSILFLVLAVVLINNSIRLKIFSKRFIIKTMQLVGAKRRFILKPFIIEAIVLGAIGSALGLLALGGVWYYFTNQIGSAFVQDNNQYFWLVILVLGVGIFISVLSTIFATWRFLKSNVDDLYYS, from the coding sequence ATGGCTAAATCTGTAGATGAATTTAATAAGAAAAGGCTTCGGTCCAGCAATATTACTGTAGTAATAAGTATTGCCTTAGTGTTATTTTTGTTAGGACTAATGGGGCTTATTTTGATTAATGCCCAAAAATATTCTGACTATATCAAAGAACAACTGGTAGTAAATGCTTATTTTGATGAAAATTATGATGCTAAAGACTCCGTAAAAATTGCAAAACTAGAAGAAGAAACTTTTAAAAAGGTACAGACATTAGCTCCTGTGAAAAAAGCGACTTATATCTCAAGAGATATGGCTGCCAAAGAAGCCAAAAAAACAATGGGGATAGATAGTGATGCGCTTTTTGAAGAAAATATTTTCCCTTCCTCTATCGAAGTGGCTTTAAAACCGGAATATGTAGACCCTGCAAAAATAGATGGAGCGATTAAAATAATCAAATCCGTTCCCGGTATTGTAGACGTTAAGAATGACAGTACCTTGATGGTGGATGTTTATAATAACCTGAGCAGAATTCTGAAATGGATCTTAGGGTTTTCTATTCTTTTCCTTGTATTGGCTGTAGTTCTTATCAACAACTCTATCAGGCTGAAAATATTCTCTAAAAGATTTATCATCAAAACCATGCAGCTTGTAGGGGCAAAAAGAAGATTTATCCTTAAGCCGTTTATCATAGAAGCTATTGTTTTAGGCGCTATTGGATCTGCATTGGGTCTGCTGGCATTGGGTGGAGTATGGTATTACTTTACAAACCAGATAGGTTCAGCCTTTGTACAGGACAACAATCAGTATTTCTGGCTGGTTATCTTAGTGCTGGGAGTGGGGATTTTTATTTCCGTTTTAAGTACTATTTTCGCTACTTGGAGATTCCTAAAATCAAACGTTGACGATCTATATTACTCTTAA
- a CDS encoding choice-of-anchor L domain-containing protein: MRRNLLFFLFFLVTSTFLYSQNGKPRIPHKETVSGTNKAGAFIDVNVPPYVESGYSITQLVKDVLISSGTNTCVTPAVTNVKITPNHAVGNADRSWGYFNKGTTNFPFKDGIILSTGKAARAGNGPEGNLGDDNGGGTDSDLAQAIGATGTLADAVLLEFDFVPTTSQIKFNYILASEEYYGSFPCNYADAFAILLKPTSGGPYQNMAILPGGAGPVSVTNIHPAVPGSCGAVNEQYFAGYNTTNIETNFEGRTIPLTATATVVAGQEYHFKMVIADYTPYTFPDHVYDSAVFLEGGSFNIGVELLDPSGATLPSDINVCDNVPQVITASVSDPNLLYQWFLNGVPVTGATTNTITAVQPGTYTIEVSVPGNPCPGKATIQIHGGTTPQAQDATLLLCSTPDITTFDLTNAMPSLSPTPGAVFKFYVNQADAIAQNNNNIQNILNYNGTDGQILYTVISNGGFCSKLVELKLLKETTPVAGLKSSRIKICPGESVTLTAEGGVTYQWMNFSGTGNTQTATLYQTTTFTVYAVGAKGCRSLNPATIRVEVTPEITSPLKDVEMCLGDRVVLDAGAGPNYKYLWSTGATTQTITVDSWGIYTVEVDNGFCKKIFSAKVGGAATPFVTAANYESSKKTITIIAENPLMNNTPSTLEYSLDDGITWQESNVFTNLLNNTNYTVIVRRVGTHCVGTFDFYTLQINNIITPNDDGVNDVLDLKALIGFKNFTGSVFDRYGVEMFRFSKEKPIWDGTVAGKKLSTATYWYKFNFEYPKSKVQMNWSGWIMLKNRE; encoded by the coding sequence ATGAGAAGAAATCTACTGTTTTTTTTATTTTTTTTAGTCACCTCGACTTTTTTATATTCACAAAATGGTAAGCCAAGAATTCCCCACAAAGAAACGGTTTCAGGAACCAATAAAGCAGGAGCCTTTATTGACGTTAATGTTCCTCCGTATGTAGAATCCGGCTACTCCATTACACAGCTCGTAAAGGATGTACTGATCTCTTCAGGAACGAATACCTGTGTGACACCAGCGGTAACCAATGTGAAAATCACCCCTAACCACGCAGTAGGAAATGCGGACAGATCCTGGGGGTATTTTAATAAAGGAACTACCAATTTTCCTTTTAAAGATGGTATTATACTTTCTACCGGGAAAGCCGCAAGAGCAGGTAATGGCCCTGAAGGTAACTTAGGTGATGACAATGGCGGAGGAACAGATTCTGATCTTGCCCAGGCTATCGGAGCTACCGGAACACTTGCTGATGCTGTTCTTTTGGAATTTGATTTTGTACCTACCACCAGTCAGATTAAATTTAACTATATATTGGCCTCTGAAGAATACTATGGGTCTTTTCCTTGTAACTATGCAGATGCCTTTGCCATTCTACTTAAACCTACATCCGGAGGTCCCTACCAAAATATGGCAATTCTTCCGGGAGGTGCGGGACCTGTAAGTGTAACGAACATTCACCCTGCGGTACCTGGAAGCTGTGGAGCCGTTAATGAACAGTATTTTGCAGGATACAATACAACCAATATCGAAACAAACTTTGAGGGAAGAACTATTCCCCTGACTGCGACCGCTACTGTAGTTGCTGGCCAGGAATATCATTTTAAGATGGTTATTGCAGATTATACACCTTATACTTTCCCCGATCATGTTTATGATTCCGCAGTGTTTTTAGAAGGTGGATCATTTAATATTGGTGTAGAGCTTCTGGATCCAAGCGGAGCCACATTACCTTCTGACATTAATGTATGTGATAACGTACCACAGGTGATCACAGCTTCTGTAAGTGATCCTAACTTATTATACCAATGGTTCCTTAATGGAGTTCCAGTAACAGGTGCTACTACGAACACCATTACAGCTGTGCAGCCTGGAACGTATACCATTGAAGTAAGTGTTCCGGGGAATCCATGTCCGGGTAAAGCAACAATACAAATTCATGGAGGAACAACTCCGCAGGCACAGGATGCGACGCTGTTGCTTTGTTCTACACCGGATATTACCACTTTCGACCTTACCAATGCGATGCCTTCACTGAGCCCGACACCGGGAGCTGTATTTAAGTTCTATGTCAATCAGGCTGATGCAATAGCTCAAAACAATAATAATATCCAGAATATTTTAAATTATAACGGAACCGATGGCCAGATCCTCTATACGGTAATTTCAAACGGAGGATTCTGTAGCAAACTCGTAGAATTAAAGCTGTTGAAAGAAACTACACCGGTAGCAGGTCTGAAATCTTCCAGAATAAAAATATGTCCGGGAGAATCTGTAACCCTTACTGCTGAAGGAGGAGTAACTTATCAATGGATGAACTTCTCGGGTACCGGAAATACCCAAACCGCAACCTTATACCAAACTACAACCTTTACAGTGTATGCTGTAGGAGCAAAAGGCTGCCGTTCGTTAAATCCTGCTACAATAAGAGTAGAAGTTACGCCGGAGATCACTTCACCTTTAAAAGATGTAGAAATGTGTCTGGGTGACCGTGTAGTTTTAGATGCAGGAGCAGGCCCGAATTATAAATACTTATGGAGTACCGGAGCCACTACACAAACGATCACAGTAGATAGCTGGGGCATTTATACCGTAGAGGTAGATAACGGATTCTGTAAAAAGATCTTCTCAGCCAAAGTAGGAGGGGCGGCCACTCCGTTCGTTACAGCAGCTAATTACGAAAGTTCAAAAAAAACAATCACGATCATTGCTGAAAACCCTCTAATGAATAATACCCCAAGCACCTTAGAATATTCCTTAGATGATGGGATCACATGGCAGGAGTCAAATGTTTTCACTAATCTTTTAAACAATACCAATTATACGGTTATAGTGAGAAGAGTAGGAACTCATTGCGTGGGAACCTTTGATTTTTATACCCTTCAGATCAACAATATCATTACGCCTAATGATGACGGAGTGAATGATGTTCTGGATCTGAAAGCTCTTATTGGATTCAAAAACTTTACAGGATCCGTATTTGACAGATATGGTGTGGAAATGTTCAGATTCTCCAAAGAAAAACCTATCTGGGACGGAACTGTAGCAGGCAAGAAGCTTTCAACAGCGACTTATTGGTATAAATTCAATTTTGAATATCCTAAGTCTAAAGTTCAGATGAACTGGTCCGGCTGGATCATGCTGAAGAACCGAGAATAA
- the truB gene encoding tRNA pseudouridine(55) synthase TruB: MTAEELQSGYVFLLDKPLDWTSFQAVNKMKYKLKREFNLPKKFKIGHAGTLDPRATGLLVVCCGKFTKKIPEIQDAPKEYWTEIKIGVQTESYDTEKPEILQQDITHISDDQLREALEKFVGEIEQKPPVYSAIKIDGQRAYNLARAGEEVEMKSRKTTIFYLQDIKIELPLVSFTVGCSKGTYIRSLAHDIGQELGVGAYLTQLRRTKIGDYTIENATADFLENEYRFENL; encoded by the coding sequence ATGACAGCTGAAGAACTGCAATCAGGCTACGTGTTTTTATTGGATAAGCCTTTGGACTGGACTTCTTTCCAGGCGGTCAACAAAATGAAATATAAGCTCAAAAGAGAGTTTAATCTTCCCAAGAAATTTAAAATAGGGCATGCCGGAACTTTAGATCCAAGAGCAACAGGACTGCTTGTTGTCTGCTGTGGAAAATTTACCAAGAAAATTCCTGAGATTCAGGATGCTCCCAAAGAATACTGGACAGAGATTAAAATAGGTGTACAGACGGAATCCTATGACACCGAAAAGCCGGAAATCCTTCAACAAGACATTACCCACATTTCGGACGATCAGCTCAGGGAAGCCCTTGAAAAATTCGTTGGCGAAATAGAGCAGAAACCACCGGTATATTCAGCCATAAAAATAGATGGTCAAAGAGCTTATAATTTGGCAAGAGCCGGAGAGGAAGTGGAAATGAAATCCAGAAAAACCACTATTTTCTATCTTCAGGATATTAAAATTGAGCTCCCTTTAGTTAGTTTTACCGTAGGCTGTTCTAAAGGGACATACATCAGAAGTCTGGCCCATGACATTGGGCAGGAACTGGGAGTCGGAGCTTATCTGACCCAGCTTAGACGTACCAAGATTGGTGATTACACTATTGAAAATGCAACGGCTGACTTTTTGGAGAATGAATACAGATTTGAAAATTTATAA